One stretch of Podospora pseudoanserina strain CBS 124.78 chromosome 4, whole genome shotgun sequence DNA includes these proteins:
- a CDS encoding hypothetical protein (COG:S; EggNog:ENOG503P6Q8) yields MKSFFLPVAVLVSAAMAQTTSVCGADYIVEACLGSEKAKLAACGPSDYDCSCAAWQAILTCYNNCPNDSRLHSDVGQKDIFCGYASQFPSKATAAPSASKTNNVTPTQTLNQNQVEDDASNTDDESGTSTLPSSPATNTNSAAYLALNAGGVLAAVAGVVAVVL; encoded by the exons ATGAagtccttcttcctccccgtcgcCGTCCTCGTCTCGGCCGCCATGGCCCAGACCACCAGCGTCTGTGGTGCCGACTACATAGTCGAGGCCTGCCTCGGCTCCGAGAAGGCGAAGCTCGCCGCCTGCGGCCCGAGTGACTACGACTGCTCATGCGCCGCCTGGCAAGCTATCCTCAC CTGCTACAACAACTGCCCCAACGACTCTCGTCTCC ACTCTGACGTCGGCCAAAAGGACATCTTCTGCGGCTACGCCTCCCAGTTCCCTTCCAAGGCCACCGCTGCCCCTtccgcctccaaaaccaacaacgtCACCCCGACTCAGACCCTAAATCAGAACCAGGTCGAGGATGACGCGAGCAACACTGACGACGAgtccggcacctccaccctccccagctccccagccaccaacaccaacagcgCTGCGTATCTCGCCCTGAACGCTGGCGGTgtcctcgccgccgtcgccggtgttgttgctgtcgtgCTATAA
- the TUB4 gene encoding gamma-tubulin (COG:Z; EggNog:ENOG503NWWN) has translation MPREIITIQAGQCGNSIGSQFWQQLCQEHGISQDGNLEDFATEGGDRKDVFYYQSDDTRYIPRAILIDLEPRVIHGIQTGPYRNIYNPENFYVGKNGVGAGNNWGDGYQTGELVHEEIMEMIDREADGSDSLEGFMMLHSIAGGTGSGLGSFLLERLNDRFPKKIIQTYSVFPDTTNSGDVVVHPYNSMLTMRRLTQNADSVVVLDNGALSHIAADRLHMQEPSFQQTNQLVSTVMSASTTTLRYPGYMHNDLVSILASLIPTPRCHFLMTSYTPFTGDQVEQAKTVRKTTVLDVMRRLLQPKNRMVSTVPGKKSCYISILNVIQGEVDPTDVHKSLLRIRERRLATFIPWGPASIQVALTKRSPYIPMAHRVSGLMLANHTSIATLFKRIYRQYDGMRKRNAFLEGYKKTAPFADNLSEFDEAREVVTDLIAEYEAAEDANYLNPDVGNENPPSAEVDKRMG, from the exons atgccAAGAGAAATAATCACCATTCAGGCAGGCCAGTGCGGCAACAGCA TTGGCAGTCAGTTTTGGCAGCAGCTATGCCAGGAGCACGGCATCAGTCAGGACGGCAACCTCGAGGACTTTGCAACCGAGGGCGGCGATCGAAAAGATGTCTTTTATTACCAGAGTGACGATACCCGGTACATCCCAAGAGCTATCCTAATCGATCTGGAGCCACGAGTTATCCACGGCATCCAAACAGGCCCATACAGAAACATATACAACCCTGAGAACTTTTACGTGGGCAAGAATGGTGTAGGGGCCGGAAACAACTGGGGCGATGGGTACCAGACGGGAGAGTTAGTGCACGAGGAGATCATGGAGATGATCGACCGGGAAGCTGACGGCAGTGATTCTCTCGAGGGCTTCATGATGCTGCATTCGATCGCCGGAGGCACAGGCTCAGGCTTGGGTTCCTTCCTACTTGAAAGGTTAAATGACAGATTCCCCAAGAAGATCATCCAGACATACTCCGTATTTCCTGACACGACAAACTCCGGCGACGTGGTGGTACACCCATACAACAGCATGCTCACCATGAGACGCCTCACCCAAAATGCCGATTCAGTGGTTGTCCTCGACAACGGAGCTCTCTCCCACATCGCAGCAGACAGACTTCACATGCAAGAGCCCTCCttccaacaaacaaaccagcTGGTATCGACCGTCATGTcggccagcaccaccaccctccgctACCCAGGTTACATGCACAATGATCTTGTCAGCATCCTCGCATCTCTCATCCCGACCCCACGTTGCCACTTCCTCATGACTTCTTACACACCCTTCACCGGTGATCAAGTCGAGCAGGCCAAGACAGTCCGCAAGACCACCGTTCTGGACGTCATGCGTCGTCTCTTGCAGCCCAAGAACCGCATGGTATCGACCGTGCCTGGCAAAAAGAGTTGCTACATTTCCATCTTGAACGTCATTCAAGGAGAAGTTGACCCGACAGACGTCCACAAGAGTTTGCTGCGTATCCGTGAACGTCGTCTTGCCACTTTCATTCCGTGGGGTCCCGCCAGTATTCAAGTGGCTCTGACCAAGAGAAGCCCATACATCCCCATGGCACACCGTGTCAGCGGTCTAATGTTGGCCAATCACACGAGCATCGCAACT CTTTTCAAAAGAATTTACCGCCAGTATGATGGCATGAGAAAACGCAATGCCTTCTTGGAGGGCTACAAAAAGACGGCTCCCTTTGCTGACAATCTCAGCGAGTTCGATGAGGCTCGAGAGGTCGTCACAGATCTCATTGCCGAGTACGAGGCCGCCGAAGACGCCAACTATCTCAACCCCGATGTTGGCAACGAGAATCCCCCCTCGGCTGAAGTGGACAAGAGGATGGGTTAA